Sequence from the Catenuloplanes indicus genome:
CGGCGGCGAAGACCGACACCCCGGATCCGTCCAGCCGTGCCGCCAGGTCGAGGGTGTAGGCCAGGTTGGCGAGCTTCGCCCGGCCGTACCAGTGAAAGCCGTAGTAGCCGCCAGGCGGCTCGGCCGCGTCGAAGACGGGCTTGGCCACACCGGCCGCGCCCGAGGTCACGTTCACGATCCGGCTCGGCGCGCTGCGCGACAGGGTGGGCAGGAGCAGCTCGGTCAGCAGGTACGGGGAGAGGTGGTTGACCACGAAGGACGCCTCGACCCCGCCGATGTCACGCCGTTCGGCGAACATCGCTCCGACGTTGTTGACCAGCAGCTTCAGCGGTCTTCCGGGTACGGCGTGCTCGGCGGTGATGCGCGCGGCGAGCGCGCGGACCTCGTCGAGCGAGGCCAGATCGGCGCGCAGGAAACGCGCCGGGTGTGCCGGTGCCGCCGCCGTGATCCGCTCGACCGCCCGTGCGCCGCGGCCTGCGTCGCGGCCGACGACCGTGACGGCGAAGCCGGCCGCGGCCAGCCCGAGCGCGGTTTCCAAGCCGATGCCGCCGGTGCCGGCCGTGACGATCGCATGGTGGTGCACGGTCTCCCCCTCAAAACGGATGGGTTATCCACTTGAGGCGAGCGTAGCAGAAGAAACGGATTACTTATCCGCTTGTTGAGGTGGCGAGTTACAGAATTTGACACTTGAAACCTGGCCGTCGACCCCGCCCGCGGGATGAGGGCTTGACCAGCAGGACGCCCGTGATCGCCGCACCTGTCCGCGCGTGACTACGCGAGTACCGCCCGGGAGCTGATGGACACTCACATAGGCTGACCTGCACCTGTACTGTCCCGCAGCGGGCCGGGTGGCGGTGCCGGGCGCCGCCGGCATGGGCGTGTTGGCGGTGGGTTCCGGCAGGGCCGGGGCCGGTGCTGCACCACCGGCTGCCGCCGCGCGGAGATGCGGGCCTGGCTGAGCGGAACCCGAGCTCCGGCGACCGGCCGCGGCGAGGGCCGGAAGGCGACGGGCCGCCGGTGCCGGCCCGGCTGGTGGCTGGAGCGGCGGGCCTTCGGCGGCGGAGGCTTGGTAGGTGACCGCGGAGACGCCTGCCGCGACAACGGCGGCTGCAACGAATTCCATCTTCCGCATTCCCCGGTCCGGACCCGACCGGACGCTGCGCCGCTGCGGTCGCGCCACGGACGGAAGCGTGGAGCTGTGCTCATGCGGAATCGCTCGCACAGCTCCAGGGCAGGCAGGCCCGCAAGTCTTCATGTCACGCGGAACACCGGCCACCCGATCTCTGTGCGCCAGGCGGCCGGATTGCTCACGTCCCGGGGCCCCACGCGGTAGACCTCCCGCACGGGCCCGGCCACCGACATCGCGTTCTCCACGACCCATGTACCGAGCTCGCCGTAGGTGACGTCCACGCCCTCGTGTTCGCCGACGTGGGTGGTCACCGCCAGTTCCGCGGC
This genomic interval carries:
- a CDS encoding SDR family NAD(P)-dependent oxidoreductase: MHHHAIVTAGTGGIGLETALGLAAAGFAVTVVGRDAGRGARAVERITAAAPAHPARFLRADLASLDEVRALAARITAEHAVPGRPLKLLVNNVGAMFAERRDIGGVEASFVVNHLSPYLLTELLLPTLSRSAPSRIVNVTSGAAGVAKPVFDAAEPPGGYYGFHWYGRAKLANLAYTLDLAARLDGSGVSVFAADPGGAATGMTTGTLDDPRMVSPGLRLLWPLVRRRFARSTAGPASVAARPSILAGTAAALDGRTGVVIGADRLPVAPFPASTQPHIATAVRRLSERHAPLTVF